In the bacterium genome, AATACAGACTGCTACCAGCCGGTTGAACGAAAACTGAAACTCACGCGCGCCTGCCTCGAAATATTTTTGAAATATCGCAATCCTGTGGGCATCGTTACGAAAAGTGCGATGATCACGCGGGATATCGATATACTTCAAGAACTGGCTAAATACGATTGCATTTCGGTTTCCATTTCGATTACCAGCATGAATCCGGAAATCCTCAACAAAATGGAACCCCGGGCATCGACTGTTGACAGAAGATTGTTCGCGATGAATGAGCTGGCGAAAGCCGGAGTCCCGGTTGGTGTAAACGCCGCGCCCATCATCCCTGGTTTAACCGATGAAGAATTACCGGAGATTGTGAAACGGTCGGCGGAAAATGGCGCGCGATTCGCTGCTTACATCATGGTTCGATTGCCCTACGCCGTGAAGGATCTGTTCGTGGAATGGGTACATCGTGAATTTCCGCTACGCGCCATGAAAATTCTCAACCGGATCCGTGATTTGAGAGGCGGAAAATTAAGCGACGCGAGATTCCATTCACGCATGTCAGGCGAAGGAGAATTTGCTGATACAATTTACACCTTATTTCAAGCGGCTTGCAAAAAGTACGGCCTGAATGAAGAGGAATTTGAGCTGAGTACCAAACATTTTCAGAGAGCCGGTCAGCTCCAATTATATTAAGGAGTATTTTGTGGAAGACTTACGTTACCCGATTGGAAAGTTCCAGTATGCGGGAGTTGCAACCGAAGAACAGCGTAAACTATTCATTGCGAATATCGCAGAAACACCTGCTCGACTGCGAGTTGCGGTTGCTGATTTGAATGAGGAACAACTGAAGACTCCTTACCGGCCGGAAGGATGGACGATTCGCCAGCTTGCCCATCATCTCCCGGACAGCCATCTGAATGCCTACACGCGCTTTCGCCTTGCGATGACGGAAGAGCAACCAACGATTCGGCCCTACTACGAAGATCGTTGGGCCGAGCTGAATGATTCACGAAATGCGCCGATTGATTTTTCACTGGACTTATTGGAATCACTTCACAAGAGATGGGTTTACTTCTTGGAATCACTGAGTGAATCAGATTTTTCCAGATCGTTTCAACATCCGGAGTTGGGACTTGTTAGTCTGGACAAGAATCTAGCACTTTACTCCTGGCATGGGCAACATCATGTTGCGCAGATCACATCCCTAAGAGTTCGGCTCGACTGGTAGCGGCGGTGGTTCCGGCTCGTAGAGCGCGTTCATTCCGCCGATTCCAAGCAGTAGCAGTACTACTCCCATGAGATCAAACCACCACGGTTGGAAAACTGCTATGTCACCGGGAGTAGTATTAAAGCCGGGTATCTGCATTTGCGCGAACCGGCTAAGTATCAGCGGAATGCTGTTGTAAAAGGCATGGGCGATGATGCATAACCGCAGCGAGCCAGTTTTCAGTTTTAGCCAGGAAAAGAAAAAACCCAGCAGAAATGCGTTCACGATTGCCCAGGGAATGATGTGCGTAAGCCCAAAGAGAACGGAGGAAATGATTACCCCCGTTCTAGCGCCGTACCGGATCTGAAGTCCTTCCAGTATCACACCCCGAAAAACCAATTCTTCCACCAGGGGAGCAACGATACCAATCGTGAAAAGCACACCCCAGAAATTCTGAGCGAAAAGCTGATTCATGAAATCGATGTACTCACTCGGAATTGGTTTTATCGAATGCAATACGTTCCCTAATTCGGATGCAAGAATCGTGATGCCACAGCAAGCAACGGCAAGAGGCAGCAGAAGCAAAAATTGAAATCGCGGCCGAAGAATCAAAGCGATCAATGTAAACCCGGCAAGTATCGCGCCTGCCTTCGCTGCAATCAGTCCCGAAACAAGATGTGTAAGCGAAAGAGTTAACCAATGATTCTCCGAAAGCATGGAATCTCGGGAGAATTGAAAGAAACGTGCAATGATGAGTTGGAGAACAAACAATAGAATGACAACACCGACAGCTTGCAGAACCGTAAGATGAGGCTCTCGATGTGGTTCGGGCGTGGGTCCAGTTTGTCCGGTCTGAAAATCTTCGGAATTCATAAAGGGGAAATAATACTATAAAGTCTGAATATGCCGCTTCCGATCTATGTCCGCTTTTTGATCTATGGCGCAGCGGGGTGTTGTTTTGAAATCATTTTTACAGGAATCAAATCCTGGATCGGTTCGAATTTCCAGGATTGGAGCTTTCGTGGAAAAAGCTACATATGGATGTTTCCCATTTACGGACTACTGGCCTTCCTCTTCGAGCCGGTTCATGATGCGTTGCGTCCTGTGTTCTGGCTTTTTCGCGGACTGATTTACGTAGCAGGTTTTTTTGCGGTTGAATTTTTGACTGGATGGGTCCTGCGGGGCATAACTGGAAAATGTCCGTGGGATTATTCAGGCAAAAAGCTCAGCTTCAAAGGACTGATTCGCTGGGATTATGCTCCGATCTGGTTTGGCTTCTGCATGCTGATGGAGCCTTTTCACGATCTGTTAATGCGGGTGAGGATAACTTAGAAAACTTTTGGCGCCTTGGCGTCTTGGCGGTTAACTCAAAGAACCCTTGCCAGCACCAGAGTCAGGTCATCGTGTTGCGGGACATCTCCGGCAAACTCATTCGCTTCACACAAAATTCGATCACAAAGCTCTTTCACTGGTAACGTACTGTGATCGCAAATGACTTTGATGAGACGTTCTTCGCCGAATTCTTCATCTTGTGCATTCATCGCTTCGGTCAGCCCATCCGAGTAGATCAGGAGAATATCTCCGGTTCTGAGATCCACGACATCCTTTTTATAGACAACATCCGGCAACATGCCCACCACCAGCCCGCCTGTTCCCAATCGCTCGATCCCACCCTCCGCTCGAAAAACGAGCGGCGGATTATGACCGGCGTTCACGTAAACAAGACGGCGTTGATGATCTTCATAAACACAATAAAAGAATGTCGCATATTTGTATGTCGTAGTGGAAGCGCAAAGCAGGCGGTTGATATCATTCATAAGCAAATCAATTTCCTTTCCGCGCAGCGCTGCGCCACTCCGCAACAATGCCTGCAAATTGGCCATCAGAAGAGCAGAAGAAATCCCCTTTCCCGATACGTCACCAAGAGCAACGCCAAGCCGATTGCCGTCCAGCGGCAAAAAATCGAAGTAGTCACCGCCCACTGCGCGCGCTGCTTTGCAGTAGCCCGTATATTCAAAGGTCTCCATCGGTGGAAAAGTTTGTGGAAACAACCTGGCCTGCAC is a window encoding:
- a CDS encoding putative ABC transporter permease, whose translation is MPLPIYVRFLIYGAAGCCFEIIFTGIKSWIGSNFQDWSFRGKSYIWMFPIYGLLAFLFEPVHDALRPVFWLFRGLIYVAGFFAVEFLTGWVLRGITGKCPWDYSGKKLSFKGLIRWDYAPIWFGFCMLMEPFHDLLMRVRIT
- a CDS encoding CPBP family intramembrane metalloprotease, encoding MNSEDFQTGQTGPTPEPHREPHLTVLQAVGVVILLFVLQLIIARFFQFSRDSMLSENHWLTLSLTHLVSGLIAAKAGAILAGFTLIALILRPRFQFLLLLPLAVACCGITILASELGNVLHSIKPIPSEYIDFMNQLFAQNFWGVLFTIGIVAPLVEELVFRGVILEGLQIRYGARTGVIISSVLFGLTHIIPWAIVNAFLLGFFFSWLKLKTGSLRLCIIAHAFYNSIPLILSRFAQMQIPGFNTTPGDIAVFQPWWFDLMGVVLLLLGIGGMNALYEPEPPPLPVEPNS
- a CDS encoding PA0069 family radical SAM protein, with translation MRVHGRGAAFNPGNRFERLYIDELSEDREEPEKERKVQTSFYQDSTRTIFAKNDSPDIPFTFSVNPYRGCEHGCIYCYARPTHEFLGFSAGLDFESKIMVKQDAPQLLAEALRNPRFEPQVIALSGNTDCYQPVERKLKLTRACLEIFLKYRNPVGIVTKSAMITRDIDILQELAKYDCISVSISITSMNPEILNKMEPRASTVDRRLFAMNELAKAGVPVGVNAAPIIPGLTDEELPEIVKRSAENGARFAAYIMVRLPYAVKDLFVEWVHREFPLRAMKILNRIRDLRGGKLSDARFHSRMSGEGEFADTIYTLFQAACKKYGLNEEEFELSTKHFQRAGQLQLY
- a CDS encoding putative metal-dependent hydrolase; protein product: MEDLRYPIGKFQYAGVATEEQRKLFIANIAETPARLRVAVADLNEEQLKTPYRPEGWTIRQLAHHLPDSHLNAYTRFRLAMTEEQPTIRPYYEDRWAELNDSRNAPIDFSLDLLESLHKRWVYFLESLSESDFSRSFQHPELGLVSLDKNLALYSWHGQHHVAQITSLRVRLDW